The following proteins are encoded in a genomic region of Oceaniferula marina:
- the rho gene encoding transcription termination factor Rho — MSDSSTQDLSPDPKTSTGTPAESSEAKPAAKKAAKKAAKKTAKKAAKKAAKKTAKKAAKKTAKKAAKKAKPQEKNIIQDELPLDAAPTSAPTPAAPEPRPVATTPPVKDHAEVSDQPAPPQAPKQAENANSHPPEEQETPKMGRVKGLGPIRKKERSPQSRNQNKRRGNDSSRDDQASSEASAKDGRQGRQGRGKRNNNRNQNNRNQNNRNQNNRGKQKRERKPVVLTGDPVAVNGMLELAPKGFGFLRVPEKKFEQCKMDVFVPPDFIRTHGLRAGVWIHGSAQEGPRGPQLTKIDTINELTPEEAFKLPHFEELKAVNPNRRIAFETTPDRYTTRVLDIIAPVGRGQRGLIVSPPRSGKTTLLLHMAEAIREKYDESIHLIILLVDERPEEVTEFRRTLPDAEIYASSNDDPARNHARIAEMCIERAKRLVEGGKDVLVLMDSITRLARAYNNANRGGGKKGGKGRGYQSGGIVAGALEMPRRIFAAARNTRNAGSLTILATALVQTNARADEAIFQEFKGTGNMELMLDRRIAEQYIYPAVDIFKSGTRREELIMADHLLHKINLIRRGLAGHRPEEAMERLLFFLKRFPNNAQMLLEIKG, encoded by the coding sequence ATGAGTGATTCATCCACACAGGATCTGAGCCCAGACCCCAAAACCTCAACCGGAACTCCGGCAGAAAGCTCAGAGGCCAAGCCCGCAGCTAAAAAGGCAGCAAAAAAAGCCGCCAAGAAAACAGCTAAAAAAGCGGCAAAAAAGGCAGCCAAAAAAACGGCTAAAAAAGCCGCCAAGAAAACGGCTAAAAAGGCAGCAAAAAAGGCAAAGCCCCAAGAAAAAAACATCATTCAGGATGAACTTCCTCTCGATGCGGCACCCACAAGTGCCCCTACTCCAGCTGCCCCGGAACCCCGCCCGGTAGCGACTACGCCCCCCGTCAAGGACCATGCAGAGGTGAGCGACCAACCCGCTCCCCCCCAAGCTCCAAAACAAGCTGAAAACGCAAACTCTCATCCGCCAGAGGAGCAGGAAACACCCAAAATGGGCAGGGTCAAAGGCTTGGGGCCCATTCGAAAAAAAGAACGCTCACCCCAGTCGAGAAACCAAAACAAACGCCGAGGAAACGATTCGAGCAGAGACGACCAAGCATCTTCGGAAGCCTCTGCCAAAGACGGACGTCAGGGACGTCAGGGACGAGGCAAGCGCAACAACAACCGGAACCAGAATAATCGCAATCAAAACAACCGGAACCAGAACAACCGCGGAAAGCAAAAACGAGAACGCAAACCTGTGGTTCTCACCGGTGATCCGGTAGCGGTCAATGGCATGCTCGAACTGGCCCCCAAAGGCTTTGGCTTCCTGCGCGTCCCCGAGAAAAAATTCGAACAATGCAAAATGGACGTCTTTGTGCCACCGGATTTCATCCGAACCCACGGCCTGCGTGCTGGCGTCTGGATCCACGGTTCCGCCCAGGAAGGTCCCCGAGGCCCCCAGCTCACCAAAATCGACACCATCAACGAACTCACGCCCGAGGAAGCGTTCAAATTGCCGCATTTTGAAGAACTCAAAGCCGTCAACCCGAACCGCAGGATTGCCTTTGAAACCACCCCCGACCGTTACACCACCCGGGTGCTCGACATCATCGCCCCGGTCGGCCGCGGCCAACGTGGCTTGATTGTATCCCCACCTCGCTCGGGAAAAACCACCCTGCTTCTGCATATGGCCGAAGCCATCAGAGAAAAATACGATGAGTCCATCCACTTGATTATCCTTCTGGTCGATGAACGCCCCGAAGAAGTCACGGAATTTAGACGGACACTGCCTGACGCCGAAATCTACGCCAGCTCTAACGATGACCCTGCACGCAACCACGCGCGCATTGCTGAAATGTGCATCGAACGGGCCAAACGTCTGGTCGAAGGGGGCAAGGATGTCCTCGTTCTGATGGATTCCATTACCCGCTTGGCACGTGCCTATAACAACGCCAACCGAGGCGGAGGCAAAAAAGGAGGCAAAGGACGAGGGTATCAAAGCGGAGGTATTGTCGCCGGAGCACTGGAAATGCCCCGTCGCATTTTCGCAGCAGCCCGCAATACGCGAAACGCAGGCTCCCTCACCATTCTGGCTACGGCCTTGGTGCAAACCAACGCCCGCGCCGATGAAGCGATCTTCCAAGAGTTCAAAGGCACCGGTAATATGGAGCTCATGCTCGACCGCCGGATCGCCGAACAGTATATCTATCCCGCCGTGGATATTTTCAAATCCGGAACACGGCGTGAAGAACTGATCATGGCCGACCACCTCTTGCATAAAATCAACCTGATCCGGCGCGGCCTTGCAGGGCACCGACCGGAAGAAGCCATGGAACGTCTCCTGTTTTTCCTGAAACGCTTTCCTAACAACGCTCAGATGCTTCTCGAAATCAAAGGCTGA
- a CDS encoding ATP-dependent helicase: MAREYRMKSARSKPGSSQGISGIDYEAELNAQQYAVVRSKPGPALVIAGAGSGKTRTLTHRVAWLLDQGEDPGKILLLTFTNKAAREMIERVEQLIPSDVSALWSGTFHSIGNRILRRHAEDLGYTRSFSILDRDDQKAMMKQVIKELPLDTGGAASKRFPKVDVLISIFSLSENTCESIDDVVEYQFPQVARWIEEIKSVHRSYQARKKQNNSMDFDDLLVQTLKLLQQHDDLRSLYQRKFRHVLVDEYQDTNRVQCDLIDLLVGDRQCLMVVGDDAQSIYSWRGADMDNILSFHKKYPDAEVFKIETNYRSVPEVLELSNAAIRPNRVQYEKELRAVRDGGAMVPALVPLDDPSFQAEFVAERIEELIGEGLEPSDIAVLYRAHYQSMEIQMELTRRKVPFQITSGLRFFEQAHIKDVSALIRLVVNPRDEVSFKRVALMLPGVGDKTADNLWRAWSACELGQGISVPESFSPIMLTFRVPAKAKDSWQQLCYTLDELVVDGGFARPSDMLFSILEGVYDDYMRASFDNYEHRKQDIEQLMEYGEGFDDVLEFLAQLSLMSSVDGDPQKNQRKEDDESVMLSSIHQAKGLEWKVVFLVWLADGMFPNGRVLETGDEQMFEEERRLFYVAVTRAKDQLYLTYPMTNPKSYTGEYMMRPSRFLDAIPDEMTEEWKVSSW, translated from the coding sequence ATGGCACGTGAGTATCGGATGAAATCAGCTCGGTCGAAGCCGGGGAGTTCTCAGGGGATTTCCGGCATAGATTATGAGGCGGAGTTGAATGCTCAACAGTATGCAGTTGTGCGCTCGAAACCTGGCCCCGCACTTGTGATCGCCGGAGCGGGTTCCGGGAAGACCCGGACCTTGACCCACCGGGTAGCGTGGTTGCTTGATCAGGGGGAGGATCCAGGGAAGATCCTCTTGTTGACATTCACCAACAAGGCCGCCCGGGAGATGATCGAACGGGTTGAGCAGTTGATTCCTAGCGATGTCAGCGCTCTGTGGAGTGGAACCTTTCACTCGATTGGAAACCGGATATTGCGCAGGCATGCCGAGGACCTGGGCTATACCCGGTCGTTTTCCATTTTGGATCGGGATGACCAGAAGGCCATGATGAAGCAGGTGATCAAGGAGTTGCCGCTGGATACTGGTGGAGCCGCCAGTAAGCGTTTCCCCAAGGTGGATGTCTTGATCTCGATTTTCAGTCTGTCCGAGAATACTTGTGAGAGTATCGATGATGTCGTCGAGTATCAGTTCCCGCAGGTGGCTCGTTGGATAGAAGAGATCAAATCGGTGCATCGGTCATATCAGGCGAGAAAAAAACAAAACAACTCGATGGATTTTGATGATCTCTTGGTGCAGACATTGAAGTTGTTACAGCAGCACGACGATCTGCGGAGTCTCTACCAGCGGAAATTCCGGCATGTGTTGGTTGACGAATATCAGGACACCAACCGGGTCCAGTGTGATTTGATTGATCTATTGGTTGGGGATCGTCAATGTTTGATGGTGGTGGGAGATGATGCCCAATCGATTTATTCGTGGCGTGGTGCGGACATGGATAATATTTTATCGTTCCACAAAAAATATCCGGACGCCGAGGTGTTTAAAATTGAAACCAACTACCGAAGTGTCCCCGAAGTGCTCGAGCTTTCGAATGCGGCGATTCGTCCGAACCGGGTGCAATATGAAAAGGAGCTACGGGCTGTGCGGGACGGCGGAGCCATGGTTCCGGCCTTGGTTCCATTGGATGACCCGTCGTTTCAGGCGGAATTTGTGGCTGAGAGGATCGAAGAGTTGATCGGCGAGGGCTTGGAGCCGAGTGATATTGCGGTTTTGTATCGAGCGCATTACCAGAGTATGGAGATTCAGATGGAGCTGACCCGCCGCAAGGTTCCTTTTCAGATCACGAGTGGTTTACGGTTTTTTGAGCAGGCCCACATCAAGGATGTTTCTGCTTTGATTCGTCTGGTGGTGAATCCAAGGGATGAGGTGAGTTTCAAGAGGGTGGCGCTGATGCTGCCAGGCGTGGGAGATAAAACCGCTGATAATCTGTGGCGTGCTTGGTCGGCTTGTGAGCTGGGGCAAGGGATCAGCGTGCCGGAGTCGTTTTCGCCGATCATGTTGACATTCCGGGTGCCCGCCAAAGCGAAAGATAGCTGGCAGCAGTTGTGTTATACGCTCGATGAGTTGGTGGTGGATGGTGGCTTCGCCCGCCCGTCCGATATGTTGTTTAGCATCCTGGAGGGCGTCTATGATGATTATATGCGGGCGAGTTTTGATAACTACGAACACCGCAAGCAGGATATCGAGCAGCTCATGGAATATGGTGAGGGGTTCGATGATGTGCTGGAGTTTTTGGCCCAGCTGTCACTGATGTCATCGGTTGACGGAGATCCGCAGAAAAACCAACGCAAAGAAGATGACGAGAGCGTCATGCTGTCATCGATTCACCAGGCGAAGGGACTGGAGTGGAAAGTGGTTTTTCTGGTTTGGTTGGCCGACGGCATGTTTCCCAACGGCCGCGTCCTGGAGACGGGGGACGAGCAGATGTTTGAAGAAGAGCGCCGCTTGTTTTACGTCGCCGTGACCCGTGCCAAGGATCAGTTGTATTTAACCTATCCGATGACCAATCCGAAGAGCTATACCGGGGAATACATGATGCGACCGTCCCGATTTCTCGATGCCATTCCGGATGAGATGACCGAGGAATGGAAGGTTTCTTCCTGGTAA
- a CDS encoding PLP-dependent transferase produces the protein MKTEPAWNVDDLGMPLPISQHACSVCLPTWDAVLGYEEGRDKVINRMRCGYPRFFVHPSVARLFAEAKDAVASPGSQVVVFPTRDAAQRAQRFVEKRTGAALRIVSYEGLQALIVPEDDYPVAMEYWRYTGEIISSRQAERVLQGKGGEPGFAVEALRKELAEFGDYAESDVFLYENGMSAIFAIFRAVTMMAPGKKTLQLEFPYVDALRVQNHFGSGVVFLNHAEGESFEEALRRIAKGEFAAVFCEAPSNPLLRTIDLPAVADACREGGVPLVVDDTTCSVANIQVDQYADIITTSLTKWVSGKGDVMAGQVTVCSSSPMYSDLLGFFDNDCPGRSRMFEGDARVLNENIANFAERMHASNENGEAVAEMLREHPAVEHLYYPKFTTPEMYERIKRPEGGYGGLLSFVLKNRKRSAKFFDSLQMSKGPSLGTDFSLACPFTLLAHYDELAWAEGCGLDRHLIRISVGMESTDALLDALGAALEHA, from the coding sequence TTGAAAACAGAGCCTGCGTGGAACGTGGACGACCTGGGGATGCCGCTGCCGATTTCGCAGCATGCGTGTTCGGTGTGTCTGCCTACTTGGGATGCTGTTCTTGGATATGAGGAAGGCCGGGACAAGGTGATCAACCGGATGCGTTGCGGATACCCTCGTTTTTTTGTTCATCCGTCGGTGGCCCGTCTATTTGCTGAGGCAAAGGATGCCGTGGCGAGCCCGGGTTCCCAGGTGGTTGTTTTCCCTACCCGGGATGCTGCCCAGCGGGCTCAGCGGTTTGTTGAAAAGCGGACGGGCGCGGCCTTGAGGATTGTCAGTTACGAGGGCTTACAGGCTTTGATTGTTCCAGAGGACGATTATCCCGTGGCGATGGAATACTGGCGATATACGGGTGAGATCATCAGCAGCCGTCAGGCGGAGCGAGTGCTGCAAGGTAAAGGCGGGGAGCCTGGTTTTGCTGTCGAGGCCTTGCGCAAGGAACTTGCCGAGTTTGGGGATTATGCGGAATCCGATGTCTTTCTCTATGAGAATGGGATGTCGGCGATTTTTGCTATTTTCCGAGCCGTCACCATGATGGCTCCGGGGAAAAAAACGCTGCAGCTTGAGTTCCCATACGTCGATGCCCTGAGGGTGCAGAATCATTTTGGTAGCGGGGTGGTTTTTCTCAACCATGCGGAAGGAGAGTCTTTTGAGGAAGCGCTCCGTCGGATTGCCAAGGGGGAGTTTGCGGCTGTTTTTTGTGAAGCCCCGAGTAACCCGCTGCTTCGGACGATCGATTTGCCCGCGGTGGCTGACGCTTGCCGTGAAGGTGGGGTTCCTCTGGTTGTGGATGATACGACGTGTTCGGTGGCCAATATTCAGGTCGATCAGTATGCGGATATCATTACCACCAGCTTGACCAAGTGGGTATCAGGGAAAGGTGATGTCATGGCGGGGCAGGTGACGGTTTGTTCCAGCTCTCCGATGTATTCAGACTTGCTTGGTTTTTTTGACAATGACTGCCCTGGACGCTCCAGGATGTTCGAGGGGGACGCCCGGGTGTTGAACGAGAATATTGCCAACTTCGCCGAGAGGATGCACGCATCCAATGAAAATGGAGAGGCTGTGGCGGAAATGCTGCGTGAGCACCCGGCGGTTGAACACTTGTACTATCCGAAGTTCACCACGCCTGAAATGTATGAACGCATCAAGCGTCCAGAGGGTGGATATGGCGGATTGCTGTCGTTTGTGCTTAAAAACAGGAAGCGCTCAGCTAAGTTTTTTGATTCTTTGCAAATGAGTAAGGGCCCGAGCTTGGGGACGGATTTTTCTTTGGCGTGCCCGTTTACCTTGTTGGCTCATTACGATGAGCTTGCCTGGGCTGAAGGTTGTGGGCTGGACCGCCACTTGATCCGCATCTCTGTGGGAATGGAATCCACGGATGCCTTGCTCGACGCTTTGGGGGCTGCTTTGGAGCATGCCTAG
- a CDS encoding prenyltransferase/squalene oxidase repeat-containing protein, whose product MKRLLCIFLAAPMLLQAQSLPRRQNDVIPVQVETMYTKGLRYLSNTQTADGCWAGGNSGSRPGVVGLCLLAFLAHGEDPNHGPYAQKISKSLNFLLEAQKKNEQGYMGPQMYDHGFATLALAECYGMVDDKRIAPALQKAVDLILKSQESNPRKAWRYDPTTRTADTTVSGCQIVALLAARNAGIPVPDKALDQALAYMKSCRSSNGAYGYTSKGGGRLTLSAIGSLCYSLAKKKDEAGFAKTTEYLKQNIKVQEGTYPFYFRYYMSQALFQADVELWESWNKDNIRLLSVTQLPDGSWAGNHGNAFSTAGALLSLALNYRFLPIYEK is encoded by the coding sequence ATGAAACGTCTACTTTGCATCTTTCTCGCCGCTCCTATGCTTCTGCAAGCTCAATCGCTTCCCAGAAGACAGAACGATGTCATCCCGGTGCAGGTGGAAACCATGTATACCAAAGGCCTGCGCTATCTCTCGAACACCCAAACCGCTGACGGGTGCTGGGCCGGGGGCAACAGCGGATCCCGTCCAGGTGTGGTTGGCCTCTGCCTGCTTGCCTTTCTGGCTCACGGAGAAGATCCCAACCATGGCCCCTACGCCCAGAAAATCAGTAAATCCCTGAACTTTCTGCTCGAAGCTCAGAAGAAAAACGAGCAGGGATACATGGGGCCCCAAATGTATGATCATGGCTTTGCAACGCTAGCCCTGGCCGAATGCTACGGCATGGTCGATGACAAGCGCATCGCTCCGGCATTACAAAAAGCAGTGGATTTGATCCTGAAATCCCAGGAAAGCAACCCGCGCAAAGCATGGCGTTACGACCCCACCACCCGGACCGCCGACACCACCGTTTCAGGCTGTCAGATTGTCGCGCTACTCGCCGCCCGAAATGCAGGTATCCCCGTCCCGGATAAAGCACTCGATCAAGCCCTCGCTTATATGAAGTCGTGCCGCAGCTCGAACGGAGCCTATGGATACACCAGCAAAGGAGGAGGACGCCTCACCCTGAGTGCCATCGGTTCACTCTGTTACTCACTGGCAAAAAAGAAAGACGAAGCCGGGTTTGCAAAAACCACCGAATACCTCAAACAGAACATCAAGGTCCAGGAAGGAACCTACCCATTCTACTTCCGCTACTACATGTCCCAAGCGCTGTTCCAGGCCGACGTTGAACTCTGGGAAAGCTGGAATAAAGACAATATCCGCCTGCTCTCAGTCACCCAGCTGCCCGATGGCTCGTGGGCTGGCAACCACGGCAATGCCTTCAGCACAGCCGGAGCCCTGCTCTCACTTGCCTTGAACTATCGCTTCCTACCGATCTACGAAAAATAA
- a CDS encoding glycosyl hydrolase family 95 catalytic domain-containing protein codes for MKIQKILTGALIAVACMEMIGGQDVLAEEISVVKDQVNWEQFLSRHDLTWETMPRKWHEGAFLGNGLMGAVIYQDGDRALRWDVGRADVTSHRRDNSRLPIGQFYLETAGKILSGTMRQDLWNAEVTATVKTDKGELTIQTLTPSGENIIAVEVTATGEEKAAVFRFQPKHGLDFRNMVQRQRFPEDKPNPPPSLESTDHGQVALQKRLGGGEYATAWREVKSERKRLVYLTVADVYPSGEAKKQALETLDEVCGKSFTSMIKTHRQWWHQYYPKSFISIPDTRMESFYWIQMHKLACATRSDGVPMDLLGPWYVDTYWPRVWWNLNIQIAYSPVYTANHLELGESFTKMVDRNRKNFELNAKNIYGIDNGATVPHTTCYEGLRGNGSTAPDKYINPADFTWGLFNYWQHYKYSMDKSLVTDRERHAFYDMLRKSVNVYLHAMKVGDDGKYHLPVWMSPEYAQVADNNYNISMCRWACGVLLDLNKRYQLDDELAPKWQDLLDKLVDYQVDKTGYMMGKDMPMKKSHRHWAHLQMLFPLCQVNLEDPTERALAETSIRHWLTVDQGRQIFGWSGAAASCLYSQLGDGNKALEWLLNHHNQKRFVMPNTMYVEGKPVIECSLFAAKSLQDMLLQSHGGQIHVFPAIPQIWQDSIFHNLRAEGAFLVSAKSKGGKTLWVRVKSLAGEPCVIQSNFDGPLKQIGGRVSSVTRKADNTYELALQKGEEIVLYTGKETDLAVQPLPGDSDLSNFYGLPDRRK; via the coding sequence ATGAAGATACAAAAAATACTGACTGGAGCGCTTATAGCGGTCGCCTGTATGGAAATGATCGGAGGGCAAGATGTGCTTGCTGAAGAAATTTCAGTCGTAAAGGATCAGGTAAACTGGGAACAATTCCTTAGTCGTCACGACTTAACTTGGGAAACCATGCCTCGAAAATGGCACGAAGGCGCATTTCTTGGCAATGGTTTGATGGGGGCTGTCATTTATCAAGACGGTGACCGGGCCTTGCGTTGGGATGTCGGCCGCGCGGATGTGACATCACATCGCCGCGACAACAGTCGCCTACCAATTGGGCAGTTCTATCTTGAAACAGCTGGAAAAATTCTGAGTGGCACCATGCGCCAGGATCTTTGGAATGCCGAAGTCACAGCCACCGTTAAGACCGACAAGGGAGAGCTGACGATCCAAACCCTAACACCATCCGGAGAGAATATTATCGCCGTTGAAGTGACAGCCACCGGAGAGGAAAAGGCTGCCGTATTTAGGTTTCAGCCCAAACATGGCTTGGATTTTCGCAACATGGTTCAAAGGCAACGCTTTCCAGAGGACAAACCAAACCCTCCACCCAGTCTTGAGTCAACCGATCATGGTCAAGTTGCCCTGCAGAAGCGGCTTGGCGGAGGTGAATATGCTACGGCTTGGCGTGAAGTAAAAAGCGAGAGGAAACGATTGGTTTATTTAACTGTCGCGGATGTCTACCCATCAGGTGAAGCAAAAAAACAAGCTCTGGAAACTCTCGACGAAGTATGCGGAAAGTCATTTACCAGCATGATAAAAACGCACCGACAGTGGTGGCATCAGTATTACCCTAAAAGTTTTATTTCCATCCCGGATACCCGAATGGAAAGCTTTTACTGGATTCAGATGCACAAACTGGCCTGTGCGACGCGCAGTGACGGCGTGCCGATGGATCTGCTTGGCCCTTGGTATGTCGACACCTATTGGCCACGTGTCTGGTGGAATTTAAATATCCAGATCGCTTACAGCCCAGTCTATACCGCCAATCACCTGGAGTTGGGTGAATCATTTACCAAAATGGTGGACCGGAACCGAAAAAATTTTGAGCTAAATGCCAAAAATATCTATGGTATCGACAATGGGGCTACAGTTCCCCATACCACCTGTTATGAAGGGCTTCGCGGTAATGGAAGTACGGCCCCAGATAAATACATTAACCCGGCTGACTTTACCTGGGGATTGTTTAATTACTGGCAACATTACAAATACTCGATGGATAAGTCTCTGGTAACCGACCGCGAGAGACATGCTTTTTATGATATGCTACGCAAAAGCGTTAACGTCTATCTGCACGCAATGAAAGTGGGAGACGATGGTAAATATCACCTTCCGGTTTGGATGTCTCCGGAATACGCACAAGTCGCGGATAACAACTACAATATTTCAATGTGCCGCTGGGCCTGCGGGGTTCTACTTGATTTGAATAAACGCTACCAGCTGGATGATGAGTTGGCACCAAAATGGCAGGATCTACTGGATAAACTGGTGGATTATCAGGTTGATAAAACTGGCTATATGATGGGTAAGGATATGCCGATGAAAAAATCCCATCGGCACTGGGCTCATTTGCAGATGTTGTTTCCACTTTGTCAGGTGAACCTAGAGGATCCAACAGAGCGGGCACTGGCTGAAACGTCGATCCGGCACTGGCTGACGGTCGATCAAGGTCGCCAAATTTTCGGGTGGTCGGGCGCGGCAGCATCGTGCCTCTACTCACAGCTTGGCGATGGGAATAAGGCATTGGAATGGTTACTGAATCACCACAATCAGAAACGGTTTGTTATGCCCAATACGATGTATGTTGAAGGAAAACCGGTCATAGAATGCTCGCTCTTCGCAGCCAAATCCCTGCAGGACATGCTCTTACAGAGCCATGGAGGTCAGATCCACGTATTTCCAGCCATACCACAAATTTGGCAAGATTCTATTTTTCATAACTTACGAGCTGAAGGAGCTTTCCTCGTAAGTGCAAAATCCAAGGGAGGGAAAACCCTTTGGGTCAGAGTTAAAAGTCTGGCTGGCGAACCGTGTGTTATACAGTCCAATTTTGACGGACCATTAAAGCAAATCGGGGGGCGAGTGTCGTCAGTCACAAGAAAGGCCGACAATACATACGAGCTTGCACTGCAAAAAGGCGAGGAGATTGTTCTTTATACGGGTAAAGAGACTGACCTCGCCGTTCAGCCATTGCCAGGGGACTCAGATCTTAGCAATTTTTATGGACTGCCGGATAGGCGGAAATAG
- the selB gene encoding selenocysteine-specific translation elongation factor — MHLILGTAGHIDHGKSSLVRALTGTDPDRLPEEKARGVTIELGFAHLSLQDDHQTYELGIIDVPGHADFVNNMVSGVGALDIALFIIAADDGWMPQSEEHLHILTYLGVKRVIIAMTKSDLCDDVPFAIEVLRDELQGTDMAEAPIVPVSSTTGEGIDQLKQTLLQELKHCTAAADNGKPRLAIDRIFSPKGSGTVVTGTLTGGHVNLGDTLTLQPLGIPARVRYIQNHNQALEQAQPGMRTALNLPDLPIASPGKPGAQRGHTLTTETTGQASTTLDVLLTRLSRPIPGSQDRPLRHTETVILHHGSARCQARVILHGQNQLQPGESCLAQLRLETPVLLLSGDRIVLRDGAQQHTLAGGTILDALAERPGFRTDERAEFLQQRVQAPGTPRQDLLSLIHYKHQLPADQALPNHPASVSTIQDVQTDEIEQGSIIRHGDTLLDAPWWKQILQQAEMLIQQWHQTQPDLPSMPLEELEKSLPDCPQVLFRILPEALELKGYQRQGKGIAHSSHQLTLPEHLAADAKNILKALDQAGLQPPNKAELTPTPQAQQAMQFLIRSKEVIELDPKVVISRSSRDHAIHLVSNFLTSRGQGTASELRQELDSTRKVVMPLLEHLDAIGITSRNENYRTLQPTN; from the coding sequence ATGCATCTCATTCTTGGCACCGCAGGTCATATTGACCACGGAAAATCCTCACTGGTCAGAGCGCTTACCGGAACCGACCCCGACCGCCTTCCCGAGGAAAAAGCACGCGGTGTGACGATCGAGCTGGGCTTTGCCCACCTCTCACTGCAAGACGACCACCAAACATACGAATTAGGGATCATTGATGTCCCCGGCCACGCCGATTTTGTCAACAACATGGTTTCGGGGGTCGGAGCGCTGGATATCGCCCTCTTCATCATCGCAGCCGATGACGGTTGGATGCCTCAATCTGAAGAACACCTGCACATCCTCACCTACCTCGGAGTCAAGCGGGTCATCATTGCGATGACCAAAAGCGATCTCTGCGACGATGTTCCCTTTGCCATTGAAGTCCTCCGCGATGAACTTCAGGGCACCGATATGGCCGAGGCCCCCATCGTACCGGTCTCATCAACCACAGGGGAAGGCATCGACCAGCTAAAACAAACCCTGCTACAAGAACTCAAACACTGCACCGCAGCCGCTGACAACGGCAAGCCAAGGCTCGCCATCGACCGCATTTTTTCTCCCAAAGGCTCAGGTACCGTAGTCACAGGGACCCTCACCGGAGGCCACGTGAACCTCGGGGACACACTGACCTTACAGCCACTCGGCATCCCCGCCCGCGTCCGCTACATCCAAAACCACAATCAGGCACTGGAACAAGCCCAGCCCGGAATGCGTACCGCACTCAACCTACCCGACCTGCCGATTGCCAGCCCCGGCAAGCCAGGGGCCCAACGAGGTCACACCCTGACCACCGAGACCACAGGCCAAGCAAGCACCACACTCGATGTCCTGCTCACTCGTCTGAGCCGCCCCATCCCCGGAAGCCAGGATCGACCACTCCGTCACACCGAAACCGTCATCCTCCACCACGGGTCGGCCCGCTGCCAGGCACGCGTGATTCTTCACGGCCAGAACCAACTGCAACCCGGAGAATCCTGCCTGGCTCAACTACGGCTGGAAACTCCAGTGCTGCTTCTGAGCGGCGACCGTATCGTCCTTCGCGACGGAGCCCAACAACACACTCTCGCAGGGGGAACCATCCTCGATGCCCTGGCTGAGCGCCCGGGCTTCCGCACCGATGAACGGGCCGAATTCCTACAGCAACGGGTTCAGGCCCCCGGCACCCCGCGGCAAGACCTGCTATCTCTGATCCACTACAAACATCAGCTCCCAGCCGACCAAGCTCTCCCCAACCACCCCGCATCCGTATCAACGATCCAAGATGTTCAGACCGATGAAATCGAGCAAGGCAGCATCATTCGCCACGGCGATACGCTACTCGATGCCCCCTGGTGGAAGCAGATCCTCCAACAAGCCGAAATGCTTATCCAACAATGGCACCAAACCCAGCCCGATCTTCCGAGCATGCCATTAGAAGAACTTGAAAAGTCCTTACCCGATTGCCCCCAAGTGCTCTTCCGCATCTTGCCCGAAGCCCTCGAATTAAAAGGGTATCAACGGCAAGGCAAAGGGATCGCCCACAGCAGCCACCAACTGACCCTGCCCGAACACCTCGCAGCCGACGCCAAAAACATCCTCAAGGCACTGGACCAGGCAGGACTCCAACCTCCCAACAAAGCAGAACTCACCCCCACCCCGCAAGCCCAGCAAGCGATGCAGTTTTTGATTCGATCAAAGGAGGTCATCGAACTCGACCCCAAGGTGGTCATCAGCCGCAGCAGCCGGGATCATGCTATTCACCTCGTCTCCAACTTCCTCACAAGCCGCGGCCAAGGTACCGCCAGCGAGCTGCGCCAAGAACTCGACAGCACACGGAAAGTCGTGATGCCACTGCTCGAACACCTCGACGCCATCGGCATCACGAGCCGCAACGAGAACTACCGCACGCTTCAACCGACGAACTAA